The following are encoded together in the Platichthys flesus chromosome 9, fPlaFle2.1, whole genome shotgun sequence genome:
- the LOC133960529 gene encoding C2 calcium-dependent domain-containing protein 4C codes for MWVLDKIRGSVETGMLRQGENGDKKGMAPTYSNVLTPDKIPDFFIPPKLISCPPEPELPHLKPKEGLQPSSSEHTIGSGRKISSPRSPRLVAKITGDTKNLLRSANRHIIQIESADDVVAGDTNADPQSQTAMSLPYVPKTHTSYGFATLKESPHTRRKESLFHCELTSPITSPNIQRKTPGKSSESGNHLNPADFNTSHMNPYRYFSGGESDTCSSAESSPFSSPLLSRSASLLKIFTHETQAKVVKAKRTFARHSSLSTDECSSAEPSPNIQRRLHVPSLHGGAGASDHGLQQEHTINLHKGGTVRIMANYDSGTSRLLIRVLATGSLYDKHFDIKSINCCVSVYLNPGKLQKQRSNIIKNSRNPVFNEDFFFDSISSVQVKNLSVKFKVVNKGTSLKRDTLLGEREVALTKLLSGL; via the coding sequence ATGTGGGTTCTGGATAAGATCCGCGGGTCGGTGGAGACCGGCATGCTGCGACAGGGAGAGAACGGGGACAAGAAAGGCATGGCCCCGACTTACAGCAACGTCCTCACTCCAGACAAGATCCCAGACTTCTTCATTCCCCCGAAGCTGATCAGCTGCCCCCCGGAGCCCGAGCTCCCTCACTTAAAACCCAAGGAGGGGCTGCAGCCGTCCAGTTCAGAGCACACTATCGGCAGCGGCAGGAAGATCAGCAGCCCGAGGAGTCCTCGTCTGGTGGCCAAGATCACAGGAGACACCAAGAACTTGCTGAGATCAGCAAACCGCCACATCATACAGATAGAGAGCGCTGATGACGTTGTGGCTGGAGACACCAATGCAGACCCCCAGTCACAGACAGCTATGTCCCTGCCTTACGTTCCCAAGACCCATACATCGTACGGCTTTGCCACCTTGAAGGAAAGCCCCCACACCCGCCGAAAAGAATCTCTGTTTCACTGTGAGCTCACCAGTCCCATCACCTCCCCGAACATACAGAGGAAGACCCCAGGGAAAAGCAGTGAATCAGGGAACCACCTGAATCCAGCTGATTTCAACACCTCTCACATGAATCCATATCGTTACTTCAGCGGTGGGGAAAGTGATACCTGCTCCTCGGCCGAGTCCTCACCCTTcagctctcctctgctctcccgCTCCGCGTCTCTGCTCAAGATCTTCACCCACGAGACGCAGGCCAAGGTCGTGAAGGCCAAGCGGACGTTCGCTCGCCACAGCTCCCTCTCCACCGACGAGTGCAGCTCGGCCGAGCCCAGCCCCAACATCCAGCGGCGGCTCCACGTCCCTTCCTTGCATGGCGGCGCCGGAGCATCCGACCACGGCCTCCAACAAGAGCACACCATCAACCTGCACAAAGGAGGCACGGTGAGGATCATGGCCAACTATGACTCCGGCACGTCGCGCCTGCTGATCCGCGTCCTGGCGACGGGGAGTCTTTACGACAAGCACTTTGACATCAAGAGCATCAACTGCTGCGTGTCTGTCTACCTGAACCCGGGCAAGCTGCAGAAGCAGAGGAGCAACATCATCAAGAACAGCCGCAACCCGGTCTTCAATGAGGACTTCTTCTTCGACTCCATCAGCTCGGTCCAGGTGAAGAACCTGTCGGTGAAATTCAAGGTGGTGAACAAAGGCACCAGCCTCAAGAGGGACACGCTGCTGGGGGAGCGAGAGGTGGCGCTGACGAAGCTGCTGTCAGGACTttaa